The following are from one region of the Colius striatus isolate bColStr4 chromosome Z, bColStr4.1.hap1, whole genome shotgun sequence genome:
- the LOC133628892 gene encoding speriolin-like, whose translation MGENIGAPCARGTRESWGATFGSLCTESWQPRWQQLLGEIAFQLDRRIVHSVFPNADRYRGFSAATIPEGIVEMVEETERGASRDLSVAAIWNYEFVMRRLWALGYVPEVHLPAIEAFINTYGRLERSYWFPAEPNVAFLRHVVSQEVPPDLRPNAMVLLECLLQLAQEDGQPLFCY comes from the exons ATGGGAGAGAACATCGGGGCGCCTTGTGCCAGGGGCACGcgggagagctggggagcaacCTTTGGAAGCCTGTGCACAG agagctggcagccgagatggcagcagctgctgggcgaGATCGCCTTCCAGCTTGACCGCCGAATCGTCCACAGCGTCTTCCCCAACGCGGATCGCTACCGCGGCTTCAGTGCCGCCACCATCCCTGAGGGAATCGTGGAG atgGTCGAGGAGACGGAGCGGGGAGCTAGCCGTGATCTGAGCGTGGCCGCAATCTGGAACTATGAGTTTGTGATGAGGCgactgtgggcactgggctaCGTCCCCGAGGTGCACTTGCCCGCAATCGAGGCCTTCATCAACACCTACGGCCGCCTGGAGCGGTCGTACTGGTTCCCGGCCGAGCCAAACGTGGCCTTCCTGCGCCACGTGGTCAGCCAGGAGGTGCCGCCGGATCTGCGGCCCAACGCCATGGTGCTGCtcgagtgcctgctgcagctggcacaggaagaTGGGCAGCCCCTCTTCTGCTACTGA